A window of Candidatus Delongbacteria bacterium contains these coding sequences:
- a CDS encoding transposase → DKKKVIPQVNEKGYKNKPLTEEQKTSNKDKSKIRSRVEYIFGFVENSMTGSFINTIGKTREKAKIGLMNLTYNICRFVQLIIIWFYRITMPNFSKFKTK, encoded by the coding sequence TGATAAAAAGAAAGTCATCCCACAGGTAAATGAAAAAGGATACAAGAATAAACCACTAACTGAAGAGCAAAAAACTAGCAACAAAGATAAATCAAAAATAAGATCTAGAGTTGAATATATTTTTGGATTCGTGGAAAATAGTATGACTGGATCATTTATTAATACAATTGGAAAAACTAGAGAAAAGGCAAAAATTGGACTTATGAACCTGACGTATAATATTTGTAGATTTGTTCAATTGATTATAATATGGTTTTACAGGATAACTATGCCTAATTTTTCAAAATTTAAGACAAAATGA
- a CDS encoding ATP-binding protein has protein sequence MIINFSIQNFGSIKEKQTLTFEADKSDHLENNYIISANGLRLLKIALIYGANASGKTTILKALEFLRNIVLEPESKKTDELDFQPFLFDTSTPEQNSIISIEFLANYIKYYYEVEFFKKAIVNEVLYFHNPNKANVFKRNTDISNQLTKIKFGSKIKIDKTAEKNLEANTLWNNTVLGGFLKTNVDIKELKEAVEWFKNYLNPLIYPGTQLEGFVTSKIERNELSKIDVINVLKKADFHISDIVIQEEEKEIPDGLIDFLKRQLKDSPDEIKKIEEKGKVTSLNIEFEHTVNKTKYTLPIENESNGTRRYYGFAGLLAILIKNSTAFPIDELESSLHPDLYTHFILSFLLNTEKSQLIATTHNREILENKDVFRNDAIWFTDKNENCSTELYSLADFDSSIVRNTTNVLNAYKSGKLKGTPNLGDNYIDLKI, from the coding sequence ATGATAATCAATTTCAGTATACAAAATTTTGGGTCAATTAAGGAAAAGCAAACATTGACCTTTGAGGCTGACAAATCTGACCATCTTGAAAATAACTATATAATCAGTGCAAACGGATTACGACTTTTAAAGATTGCCTTAATATATGGTGCTAATGCTTCAGGAAAAACTACGATTCTCAAAGCACTTGAGTTTTTGAGGAATATTGTTCTTGAACCAGAATCAAAAAAAACTGATGAGCTAGATTTTCAGCCATTTTTATTTGACACTTCAACACCTGAACAAAACTCGATAATTAGTATTGAGTTCTTAGCAAATTATATTAAATATTATTATGAAGTAGAGTTCTTCAAAAAAGCTATCGTAAATGAAGTTTTATACTTTCATAACCCTAACAAAGCGAATGTATTTAAGAGAAACACTGACATAAGTAACCAGCTAACAAAAATTAAGTTTGGAAGTAAGATAAAAATTGATAAGACAGCTGAAAAAAATTTAGAAGCGAATACGCTTTGGAATAATACAGTGTTGGGTGGATTTTTAAAAACTAATGTTGATATCAAAGAACTTAAAGAAGCAGTCGAATGGTTTAAAAACTATTTAAATCCTTTGATTTACCCAGGAACACAATTAGAAGGATTCGTTACTTCAAAAATTGAAAGAAATGAATTATCAAAAATTGATGTAATAAACGTTCTAAAGAAAGCTGATTTCCACATTTCGGATATTGTAATTCAAGAAGAAGAAAAAGAAATACCTGATGGGCTAATTGATTTTTTAAAGAGGCAACTCAAGGATTCTCCTGATGAGATAAAAAAAATTGAAGAAAAAGGGAAAGTAACATCATTAAATATCGAGTTTGAACATACGGTAAATAAAACAAAGTATACATTACCTATCGAAAATGAATCAAATGGAACCAGAAGATATTACGGGTTTGCAGGACTACTAGCAATCTTAATCAAAAATTCTACTGCTTTTCCTATTGACGAATTAGAATCATCGTTGCATCCAGACCTTTATACTCATTTTATACTTTCATTCCTACTGAATACTGAAAAATCTCAACTAATAGCTACTACTCACAATAGAGAGATTCTTGAAAATAAAGATGTTTTTAGAAACGATGCAATTTGGTTCACTGACAAAAATGAAAATTGCTCAACTGAGTTATATTCATTGGCTGACTTCGACAGTTCTATAGTAAGAAATACTACCAATGTTTTAAACGCTTATAAAAGTGGAAAATTAAAAGGAACTCCAAATTTAGGCGATAACTATATTGATTTGAAGATATGA
- a CDS encoding RloB domain-containing protein → MRKSRKIISQITPTFAFVVDGETEIWYLQMLKRNERQLRLNIKPEIPNKKSIEEQFKLVIDLSRREYTKVFWLIDLDTIIKESRETPKSKKTPLLGFIELRDKIKREYKNVTIIVNNPCLEFWFIQHFERTSQFFDTCAKAETELKKHLKGYEKTQKYFTKQDSDIYIKLLPFLKTAISNSESLGQFDINEQTKPICEMHLLFHTKELKEYYEDKKS, encoded by the coding sequence ATGAGAAAATCAAGGAAGATAATAAGTCAGATAACTCCAACATTTGCTTTTGTCGTAGATGGAGAAACAGAAATTTGGTATTTGCAAATGCTGAAACGTAATGAACGACAATTAAGATTAAATATAAAACCAGAAATACCAAATAAAAAAAGTATTGAAGAACAATTTAAATTAGTTATTGATTTATCTAGACGTGAATATACAAAAGTTTTTTGGCTCATTGATTTAGATACAATTATTAAAGAATCTAGAGAAACTCCAAAAAGTAAGAAAACACCACTTCTGGGTTTCATAGAGTTGAGAGATAAGATTAAAAGAGAATATAAAAACGTCACAATAATTGTTAACAATCCTTGTTTAGAATTTTGGTTTATACAACACTTTGAAAGAACTTCACAATTCTTCGACACTTGTGCTAAAGCAGAAACTGAGCTAAAAAAGCATCTTAAGGGTTATGAGAAGACTCAAAAATATTTCACTAAGCAAGACAGTGATATCTATATTAAATTACTGCCATTTTTAAAAACAGCTATAAGTAATTCAGAGAGCTTAGGACAGTTTGATATAAACGAACAGACGAAACCAATTTGTGAAATGCACTTACTATTTCATACAAAAGAATTAAAAGAATATTATGAAGACAAAAAAAGCTAA
- a CDS encoding peptidylprolyl isomerase, with product MANQILLKVNGLEVSEADVIIRLKSKGEYKKCLMEVVELLALKQAAKDNNIQISDEELQEFADKKRVELGLLSVADTKKYLNNLGIDSDQWADYLENELLEKIAKEKLFTEEDIKQYYQANKLNYTIVKLRKIVCEDEDTVQEIITQIGEGEDFDELAKDNSVDEATASKGGYIGVVKRGVLPVDIENRIFAAAEGELVGPFKDGNNFSVYRVDAKNIEELDDKLTKEITEGLYKYWKQNLLMATKIEAV from the coding sequence ATGGCAAATCAAATTTTACTTAAGGTGAACGGTCTGGAAGTTTCCGAAGCAGATGTAATTATTAGGCTTAAAAGTAAAGGAGAATATAAAAAATGTCTGATGGAAGTTGTGGAGCTTTTAGCTCTTAAACAAGCTGCCAAGGATAATAATATTCAAATTTCTGACGAGGAATTACAGGAGTTTGCGGACAAAAAAAGGGTTGAACTGGGTTTGCTTTCTGTCGCTGATACGAAAAAATATCTGAATAATTTAGGTATTGATTCTGATCAATGGGCGGACTATCTGGAAAATGAACTTTTGGAAAAAATTGCAAAAGAAAAGTTATTTACCGAAGAGGATATCAAGCAATATTATCAAGCAAATAAACTTAATTATACGATCGTCAAATTGAGGAAAATTGTATGTGAAGATGAAGATACTGTGCAGGAGATTATTACTCAAATTGGCGAAGGTGAAGATTTTGATGAATTGGCTAAGGACAATTCTGTTGATGAAGCCACCGCATCTAAGGGTGGTTATATAGGTGTTGTAAAAAGAGGTGTTCTACCTGTTGATATTGAAAATAGAATTTTTGCTGCCGCTGAAGGTGAACTTGTTGGACCTTTTAAAGATGGTAATAATTTTTCTGTATACAGGGTGGATGCCAAAAATATCGAAGAACTGGATGATAAATTAACCAAGGAGATTACTGAAGGTCTTTATAAGTATTGGAAACAGAATTTACTTATGGCTACTAAAATTGAGGCAGTATAA
- a CDS encoding HlyD family efflux transporter periplasmic adaptor subunit, protein MAKIELKSRSVNRYQSRISNVKFSSESEVFLNTHPSLILRGPVYVIFIILVAAVIYSAFTFIDVKTSTYVEIKGEEFIIQSPVSGLVNNIYIQDNDVLKNGDRVLSIYSDAAYSKQNELKRIEKERLSLVSSLYDLFGYKNLIDDFIFKIDSEYKILEIKIPEVSTNSEIIENYRSEFGFSKNEISEEFNLKFANFTQREIALVNEIKRVDKLKNIYHKTESENKALLDKKIISKQEYLDSKQKVDDSENQIESIAREFRITVNSEYEYILNSVKDISDNYAINSKELETVRTILSGVEIIGNSFQISNRFPGIITDLYVKTGQMIMEGSPIIRLIRNDYPLLGVINIPPYNIGNLKTGQKVVIKFDAFPFQIYGVQTGEIISISEDVKPVEGMGYAYEVKVSLKKTPKIPLRPGLGGVAEIITDRKRLIEIALEPVSKIIAFFKGE, encoded by the coding sequence ATGGCAAAAATAGAACTTAAAAGTCGTTCGGTAAATAGATATCAAAGTAGGATTAGTAACGTCAAATTCTCTTCAGAAAGTGAGGTGTTTCTAAATACACATCCTTCTCTTATTTTACGCGGTCCGGTTTATGTGATATTTATTATTTTAGTTGCAGCTGTAATCTATTCAGCATTTACCTTTATTGATGTGAAAACAAGTACTTATGTGGAGATCAAAGGTGAAGAGTTTATTATTCAATCTCCAGTAAGTGGGCTGGTGAACAATATTTACATACAGGATAATGATGTTTTAAAAAATGGAGACAGAGTATTATCAATCTATTCTGATGCTGCGTACTCTAAACAAAACGAACTTAAGAGAATTGAGAAAGAGAGGCTTTCTCTGGTTTCAAGTTTATACGATCTATTTGGGTATAAAAATTTAATTGACGATTTTATATTTAAAATTGATTCTGAGTACAAAATTTTGGAAATCAAAATTCCTGAAGTTTCTACTAATAGCGAAATAATAGAAAATTATAGATCTGAATTTGGGTTTTCTAAAAATGAGATTTCCGAAGAGTTCAATCTTAAATTTGCAAATTTCACCCAAAGAGAAATTGCTCTTGTAAATGAGATTAAAAGAGTTGATAAACTTAAAAATATTTATCACAAAACAGAATCTGAAAATAAAGCTCTTTTGGATAAGAAAATTATCTCAAAGCAGGAATATTTGGACTCTAAACAAAAAGTGGATGATAGTGAAAATCAAATAGAGTCTATTGCCAGAGAATTTAGGATTACAGTAAATTCTGAGTATGAATATATTTTGAACTCGGTTAAAGATATCAGTGATAATTATGCAATCAATAGTAAAGAGCTTGAAACAGTTAGGACAATACTTTCAGGTGTGGAAATTATTGGAAACTCTTTTCAAATTTCCAATCGATTCCCTGGCATAATTACCGATCTGTACGTAAAAACTGGTCAGATGATTATGGAAGGCAGCCCAATTATCAGATTGATAAGAAATGATTATCCACTTCTTGGTGTAATTAACATCCCTCCTTACAATATTGGTAATCTAAAAACTGGACAAAAAGTTGTAATAAAATTTGATGCATTTCCTTTTCAGATTTATGGAGTCCAAACAGGAGAAATTATTTCCATTTCGGAAGATGTTAAGCCTGTTGAAGGAATGGGTTATGCTTATGAAGTGAAGGTTTCACTTAAAAAAACTCCGAAAATCCCATTACGTCCAGGACTTGGCGGAGTAGCAGAAATTATTACAGACAGAAAACGTCTTATCGAGATAGCTCTTGAACCTGTTTCAAAAATAATTGCATTCTTTAAGGGAGAGTAA
- a CDS encoding ATP-binding cassette domain-containing protein encodes MDTKELQILDELKKIKIFSKLNDDDLNLLVSKVEIRNLRLGELLFEENSPQENFVYIYEGALRVKKDINGKVTAVGKQSAGDFFGEISFFKESLWNFTLASASKSTIFIINSKDVSLKEILWKIKSEIVFSEYSKKILSIFNFDTIPDWFDDFVKATNLISFEDEEIVFEDGSLNNSLYLVLNGKVELYKSFIEGDILIGISGKDEFFGEIGALNQKNQQYKAVSKGKSSIVEITVENLGLIFNSNSILLERFKTRITELGEEETRLKKNLKSEKRAKEDDVVKFTKGTGKFPWLKQHDETDCGAACLTMISKYYGVNLSMGQVREMANVSTSGATMSAVCRAAENLGYRARGLKSTINALKQLNFPLIGHWQGFHYIVIHKLSEKYVWVADPDLGLKKYTYDYFKANWTGLVIELEPTLQLQEVTPAKNPIFRFLAYLKPFKFFIFEILLGAFVLNILGLASPLFTQVIVDKVVVYKDVTLLNMMLFGMILVAFFSTLTSGLQSLLGAHITAKMDFRMLAEFYRHVLSMPMKFFYQRKIGDIITRFGENAKVRAILTNTIISLILNIIMLLVFTNIMFMYNTSLSILVLLFVPFYIGQMLIFTPIFVKLSNQIFQVSSDQSSLMIESIQGIETIKANGVEWNIRSKWENKYLESVNMSFKMNKLDLISSVISQTINTFSSISILWYGATQVIDGKMSIGELMAFNAIIGSVMGPLMGLVTLYNDFQQVKTSMERLNDVLEAEPEEKFTPGDTKQKTILNNPNGEIEFRDLCFRYGDEDSPLVINNLNLTIKAGTSVAFVGQSGCGKSTLLKMVPGFLRPSSGTILIDGIDINGIELNSLRKNIGWVLQDSFLFNATVMENIALGYEKPDEKDVRNAADLAAAADFISSFPHGYKTLIGEKGLQLSGGQRQRVCIARALFRNPKFLLFDEATSALDAESERIIQTNLAKIMKGRTSITIAHRLSTIRDCDMICYLHNGVIMEKGTHDELMQAGGLYHSMASQQLGKDSKS; translated from the coding sequence ATGGATACTAAAGAGCTTCAAATACTGGATGAACTTAAAAAGATTAAAATCTTTTCAAAGCTAAATGATGACGATTTAAATCTTCTGGTTAGCAAGGTTGAAATTAGAAACTTAAGACTTGGTGAGTTACTATTTGAAGAAAATTCTCCACAGGAAAATTTCGTATACATCTACGAAGGTGCATTAAGAGTAAAGAAAGATATTAATGGAAAGGTCACGGCAGTTGGGAAGCAGTCGGCAGGTGATTTTTTCGGTGAGATCTCCTTTTTTAAAGAAAGTTTATGGAATTTTACTTTAGCTTCAGCCTCAAAATCCACGATTTTTATTATAAACTCAAAGGATGTTAGCCTAAAAGAGATATTGTGGAAAATTAAATCAGAGATTGTATTTTCTGAATATTCTAAGAAAATCCTTTCGATTTTTAACTTCGACACAATTCCAGATTGGTTTGATGATTTTGTAAAGGCAACAAATCTGATCAGCTTTGAAGATGAAGAGATTGTCTTTGAAGACGGATCATTAAACAATTCTCTCTATCTCGTATTAAATGGCAAAGTCGAACTTTACAAGAGTTTCATTGAAGGAGATATACTCATTGGTATTTCTGGAAAAGATGAATTTTTTGGTGAAATTGGAGCTTTGAACCAGAAAAACCAACAGTACAAGGCAGTCTCTAAAGGAAAATCTTCAATAGTTGAAATTACAGTAGAGAATTTAGGACTTATTTTCAATTCAAATTCAATACTTTTGGAGAGATTTAAAACAAGAATTACAGAATTGGGTGAAGAAGAAACCAGATTGAAAAAGAATCTTAAAAGTGAGAAAAGGGCTAAAGAGGATGATGTTGTAAAATTTACTAAAGGAACTGGAAAATTTCCATGGTTGAAACAACACGACGAAACTGATTGTGGTGCTGCGTGTCTTACCATGATTTCGAAATATTATGGAGTGAATCTTTCAATGGGGCAGGTAAGGGAGATGGCTAATGTTTCCACTTCAGGAGCCACCATGTCAGCCGTTTGTAGAGCAGCAGAAAATTTGGGGTATAGAGCCAGAGGTTTAAAATCAACTATCAATGCCCTTAAACAATTGAACTTTCCACTAATTGGCCATTGGCAAGGTTTTCACTACATCGTCATCCATAAATTATCTGAAAAATATGTCTGGGTAGCCGATCCAGATTTAGGTTTAAAGAAATATACTTATGACTATTTTAAAGCTAATTGGACAGGTCTTGTAATAGAGCTTGAGCCTACCTTGCAGTTACAGGAAGTGACTCCAGCTAAGAATCCTATTTTTAGATTTCTTGCCTATCTGAAACCATTTAAGTTTTTTATTTTTGAAATATTGCTGGGAGCTTTTGTTTTAAATATACTTGGTCTTGCATCACCACTTTTTACTCAGGTAATAGTTGATAAAGTTGTAGTTTACAAAGATGTAACCCTCTTGAATATGATGCTGTTTGGAATGATATTAGTAGCCTTTTTCTCCACTTTAACCTCTGGTTTGCAGAGCCTTCTTGGAGCACATATTACCGCAAAAATGGATTTTCGAATGCTCGCAGAATTTTACAGACACGTGCTTTCAATGCCAATGAAATTTTTCTATCAGCGGAAAATTGGGGACATTATCACAAGGTTTGGTGAAAATGCTAAAGTTAGAGCAATTCTTACAAATACCATCATCTCATTAATTTTAAATATTATAATGCTTCTAGTTTTCACAAATATTATGTTCATGTACAATACTAGTTTGAGTATTTTGGTTCTATTATTTGTTCCATTTTACATCGGTCAGATGCTGATATTTACTCCAATCTTTGTAAAACTAAGCAATCAAATTTTTCAGGTTTCTTCTGATCAATCGTCACTTATGATAGAATCCATTCAGGGAATTGAAACTATTAAAGCTAATGGAGTGGAGTGGAATATTCGCTCCAAGTGGGAGAACAAATATCTTGAAAGTGTAAATATGAGCTTCAAGATGAATAAACTGGATCTTATATCATCTGTAATTAGCCAAACTATCAATACTTTTTCCTCAATTTCAATTCTTTGGTATGGTGCCACTCAGGTGATAGACGGTAAAATGTCCATAGGTGAATTGATGGCTTTCAATGCTATAATTGGTTCTGTCATGGGACCGCTTATGGGTTTGGTCACTCTCTATAACGATTTTCAGCAAGTAAAAACTAGTATGGAAAGATTAAACGATGTATTAGAAGCTGAACCAGAAGAAAAATTCACTCCTGGTGATACAAAACAGAAAACTATTCTCAATAATCCCAATGGTGAAATAGAGTTTAGGGATTTGTGTTTCAGATATGGCGACGAAGATTCTCCGCTTGTGATCAATAATCTAAATCTCACAATAAAAGCTGGAACAAGTGTCGCTTTTGTTGGACAGTCTGGTTGTGGAAAGTCGACCTTGTTAAAAATGGTTCCCGGATTTTTAAGACCTTCATCCGGTACAATTCTCATTGATGGAATTGATATAAACGGCATAGAATTAAATTCATTGAGGAAAAATATTGGTTGGGTTTTACAGGATTCATTCCTGTTTAATGCCACTGTAATGGAAAATATAGCATTAGGTTATGAAAAACCTGATGAAAAAGATGTACGAAATGCTGCTGATTTAGCTGCTGCTGCTGATTTTATAAGCTCATTCCCTCATGGTTACAAAACATTAATTGGAGAAAAAGGTTTACAGCTTTCTGGAGGTCAAAGGCAAAGGGTTTGTATAGCCAGAGCACTTTTCAGAAATCCTAAATTCTTACTTTTCGATGAAGCCACAAGTGCACTTGATGCTGAATCTGAACGAATTATTCAAACAAATTTAGCAAAAATTATGAAGGGTAGAACCTCTATCACTATAGCACACAGGTTGAGTACTATCAGAGACTGTGACATGATTTGTTATCTTCATAATGGTGTTATAATGGAAAAAGGAACTCACGATGAATTGATGCAGGCTGGAGGGCTTTACCATTCAATGGCATCTCAGCAATTAGGAAAAGACAGTAAGAGCTAA
- a CDS encoding sigma-54-dependent Fis family transcriptional regulator: MSSKKIKILPLENNVSNTKTTHFNSVSPLLFYLESLRGEIMISGNDTSFKNRFSNILDDFKNRIIGIENSEFKLENLLEIQEETTRFIPGFIGNNRNIRSILEESALWAKTPYPVLITGETGTGKEMFARLIHQISNKKTFLPVNCGAIPSNLIESELFGYVKGAFTGAGGSRLGKFEEADGGTIFLDEIAELDDYIQVKLLRVIQFGEIQRLGSDKVKKVNTRIIAATNKNIEEEIRKGRLREDLYYRLSSFEIKLPPLRDRKDDIPALLTHFMQKSSSELNRNIPQLSSRLKNFLYKEYDYPGNIRELENLARQLIVFGEERFISKGIMESRSEEHNLLNEKVKVFTFEKIKSSLEENRGSVRNVSRDLGLSESRVYQICKKFNIRPADYQGNSNE; this comes from the coding sequence ATGAGCTCAAAAAAAATTAAAATACTTCCTTTGGAAAATAATGTTTCGAATACAAAAACTACTCATTTCAACTCTGTTTCTCCATTACTTTTTTACCTAGAATCTCTTCGCGGGGAAATAATGATTTCTGGTAATGATACCAGTTTCAAAAACAGATTTTCTAATATTCTGGACGATTTTAAAAACAGAATTATTGGGATAGAAAACTCAGAGTTTAAGCTGGAAAATCTATTGGAGATTCAAGAAGAAACTACAAGATTTATTCCTGGTTTCATTGGAAATAACCGTAATATTAGATCCATATTGGAAGAAAGTGCATTGTGGGCAAAAACACCTTATCCGGTTTTGATTACCGGTGAAACGGGAACTGGAAAAGAGATGTTTGCAAGACTAATTCATCAGATAAGCAACAAAAAAACATTTTTGCCAGTAAATTGTGGTGCGATTCCATCTAACTTGATCGAGTCTGAACTTTTTGGATATGTTAAAGGAGCTTTTACCGGTGCTGGTGGTAGTAGATTGGGAAAATTTGAGGAAGCTGATGGAGGTACAATTTTTCTGGACGAGATTGCCGAACTTGACGACTATATACAAGTTAAGCTTTTAAGGGTGATCCAATTTGGAGAAATTCAAAGACTGGGAAGTGATAAAGTTAAAAAAGTTAATACCAGAATTATTGCAGCAACTAACAAAAATATTGAAGAAGAGATTCGTAAAGGAAGATTGAGAGAGGATCTCTACTATAGATTATCTTCCTTTGAAATAAAACTTCCTCCATTGAGAGATAGAAAGGACGATATTCCAGCCCTACTAACCCATTTCATGCAAAAATCATCGTCTGAACTAAACCGAAATATTCCACAATTATCATCACGTTTGAAAAATTTTCTCTATAAAGAATATGATTACCCTGGAAATATCAGAGAGCTTGAAAATTTGGCAAGACAATTGATTGTGTTTGGAGAGGAGAGATTTATTAGCAAAGGTATAATGGAGAGTAGAAGCGAAGAGCACAATCTTTTAAATGAGAAAGTTAAAGTATTTACTTTTGAGAAAATTAAATCGTCCCTAGAAGAGAATAGAGGTTCTGTGAGAAATGTTTCAAGAGATCTTGGTTTGTCGGAATCCAGAGTTTATCAAATCTGTAAAAAATTCAATATTAGACCAGCAGATTATCAGGGTAATTCAAATGAATAA
- a CDS encoding transporter substrate-binding domain-containing protein, whose product MNKLTALTILLFLISCTNDNRMKIYTENYPPFNFMIGDSVCGTSTDILRLVMSDANIDYHLDMVDWSDSYEKTLNGKDIILYSMARTKDRENIFNWIGKVGTGRSLGFSKNNRVLTSSKPEIGIIKESNIHLKLVNDGIKFTESNFCENSERLVMALAIGKFDIICMDSITFDYNVRRLGYNLSDFIQDDRYSTEIVDYYIAASKKFDELNLRKIKRAYAKLDSLGRFENIRNKYSSNFDDGLVK is encoded by the coding sequence ATGAATAAATTAACTGCTCTAACAATACTTTTGTTTCTCATAAGCTGTACTAATGATAACAGGATGAAAATATATACTGAAAATTACCCTCCTTTTAATTTCATGATTGGGGATTCTGTTTGTGGCACAAGTACGGATATTTTGAGACTTGTGATGAGTGATGCAAATATAGATTATCATTTAGATATGGTTGATTGGTCAGATTCTTATGAAAAGACACTCAATGGCAAAGATATTATTTTATATTCTATGGCAAGAACAAAAGATAGAGAAAATATTTTTAACTGGATTGGTAAAGTTGGAACTGGTAGAAGTTTAGGTTTTAGTAAAAATAATAGAGTATTAACCAGTTCTAAACCAGAGATTGGAATTATAAAAGAGTCCAATATCCATTTAAAATTAGTTAATGATGGTATAAAATTTACAGAATCAAATTTTTGCGAAAATTCAGAAAGATTAGTGATGGCTCTTGCAATTGGTAAATTTGATATTATATGTATGGACAGTATAACTTTTGATTATAACGTAAGAAGATTAGGATACAATCTTTCTGACTTCATACAGGACGATAGATACTCCACAGAGATCGTCGATTATTATATAGCTGCATCAAAAAAGTTTGATGAGTTAAACTTGAGAAAAATTAAGAGAGCTTATGCGAAACTTGATTCGTTGGGAAGATTTGAAAATATCAGAAACAAATACTCTTCTAATTTTGATGATGGGCTAGTGAAATGA